In a single window of the Lagenorhynchus albirostris chromosome 19, mLagAlb1.1, whole genome shotgun sequence genome:
- the MTHFSD gene encoding methenyltetrahydrofolate synthase domain-containing protein isoform X3: MEPRAGVSKQDIREQIWDYMEARNLADFPRPVHHRIPNFKGASRAAEHFPRLQAFKMARTIKVNPDAPQKNARFFVLNSKKTLLVPTPRLRTGLFNKITPPPGATKDILRKCATSQGVRNYSTPVGLDSRVLVDLVVVGSVAVSEKGWRIGKGEGYADLEYAMMVSMGAVSQGTPVVTIVHDCQVVDIPETLLEDHDLTVDYILTPTRVITTGCERPKPTGIVWSKISCEMMGKMPVLRSLRCREEQAGKDVTLRDTHRGLPRARAALSTVRSPRELPSLESSSWQGDDVPSSTVYVGNLPRDARVSELKRALSARGAAPSRLTWQGPQRGAFLHYRDPDEAWQAISRLQGFCLGANTVRVALARHQGASGPAGGRTGEPHPDP, from the exons ATGGAGCCGAGGGCGG GTGTTTCCAAACAGGACATTCGTGAGCAGATTTGGGACTACATGGAGGCACGAAATCTAGCTGATTTCCCCCGGCCTGTTCATCACAGGATTCCCAACTTCAAG GGTGCTTCTCGGGCCGCTGAGCATTTCCCACGTTTGCAGGCGTTCAAAATGGCCAGAACCATTAAAGTCAACCCTGACGCACCCCAGAAAAATGCCCGCTTCTTCGTCCTCAAC agcaaaaaaacattGTTGGTTCCAACACCACGACTGAGAACGGGGTTGTTTAATAAGATCACACCACCCCCCGGGGCAACTAAAGACATCTTGAGAAAATGTGCCACCTCTCAG GGCGTGAGGAACTACAGCACTCCCGTGGGCTTGGATTCCAGGGTCCTTGTGGACTTAGTGGTCGTGGGGTCCGTGGCTGTTTCTGAAAAAG GCTGGAGAATTGGGAAGGGAGAAGGCTATGCCGACCTTGAATACGCCATGATGGTGTCGATGGGAGCGGTCAGCCAGGGGACGCCAGTGGTCACCATCGTCCACGACTGCCAG GTTGTCGACATACCTGAAACACTCCTTGAGGATCACGACCTCACCGTGGACTATATTCTCACTCCAACTCGAGTCATCACCACGGGGTGTGAGCGCCCCAAGCCAACAGGGATCGTGTGGTCCAAG ATCAGCTGTGAGATGATGGGGAAAATGCCAGTCCTCAGAAGCCTGCGCTGCCGAGAGGAGCAGGCCGGGAAGGACGTCACCCTTCGGGATACACACCGGGGCCTGCCACGTGCGCGGGCCGCCCTGAGCACCGTCAGAAGCCCGCGGGAGCTGCCCTCGCTGGAATCGAGCTCCTGGCAGGGGGACGATGTGCCTTCCAGCACTGTTTACGTTGGGAACCTCCCCCGGGACGCCCGGGTGAGTGAGCTGAAGCGAGCCCTCAGCGCACGGGGCGCGGCGCCCTCACGGCTCACTTGGCAAGGGCCACAGCGTGGGGCCTTCCTCCACTACCGGGACCCGGACGAGGCCTGGCAGGCCATCTCCCGCTTGCAGGGCTTCTGTCTGGGCGCCAACACAGTGAGGGTGGCGCTGGCCAGGCATCAGGGGGCCAGTGGCCCGGCGGGCGGCCGCACTGGAGAGCCGCACCCTGACCCGTGA
- the MTHFSD gene encoding methenyltetrahydrofolate synthase domain-containing protein isoform X2 → MEPRAGVSKQDIREQIWDYMEARNLADFPRPVHHRIPNFKGSYLACQNIKDLAVFARTQEVKVDPDKPLEGVRLLALQSKKTLLVPTPRLRTGLFNKITPPPGATKDILRKCATSQGVRNYSTPVGLDSRVLVDLVVVGSVAVSEKGWRIGKGEGYADLEYAMMVSMGAVSQGTPVVTIVHDCQVVDIPETLLEDHDLTVDYILTPTRVITTGCERPKPTGIVWSKISCEMMGKMPVLRSLRCREEQAGKDVTLRDTHRGLPRARAALSTVRSPRELPSLESSSWQGDDVPSSTVYVGNLPRDARVSELKRALSARGAAPSRLTWQGPQRGAFLHYRDPDEAWQAISRLQGFCLGANTVRVALARHQGASGPAGGRTGEPHPDP, encoded by the exons ATGGAGCCGAGGGCGG GTGTTTCCAAACAGGACATTCGTGAGCAGATTTGGGACTACATGGAGGCACGAAATCTAGCTGATTTCCCCCGGCCTGTTCATCACAGGATTCCCAACTTCAAG GGCTCTTATCTGGCTTGCCAAAACATCAAAGACCTCGCGGTTTTTGCCAGAACGCAGGAGGTTAAAGTGGACCCCGATAAACCGCTGGAAGGCGTCCGGCTGCTGGCGCTGCAG agcaaaaaaacattGTTGGTTCCAACACCACGACTGAGAACGGGGTTGTTTAATAAGATCACACCACCCCCCGGGGCAACTAAAGACATCTTGAGAAAATGTGCCACCTCTCAG GGCGTGAGGAACTACAGCACTCCCGTGGGCTTGGATTCCAGGGTCCTTGTGGACTTAGTGGTCGTGGGGTCCGTGGCTGTTTCTGAAAAAG GCTGGAGAATTGGGAAGGGAGAAGGCTATGCCGACCTTGAATACGCCATGATGGTGTCGATGGGAGCGGTCAGCCAGGGGACGCCAGTGGTCACCATCGTCCACGACTGCCAG GTTGTCGACATACCTGAAACACTCCTTGAGGATCACGACCTCACCGTGGACTATATTCTCACTCCAACTCGAGTCATCACCACGGGGTGTGAGCGCCCCAAGCCAACAGGGATCGTGTGGTCCAAG ATCAGCTGTGAGATGATGGGGAAAATGCCAGTCCTCAGAAGCCTGCGCTGCCGAGAGGAGCAGGCCGGGAAGGACGTCACCCTTCGGGATACACACCGGGGCCTGCCACGTGCGCGGGCCGCCCTGAGCACCGTCAGAAGCCCGCGGGAGCTGCCCTCGCTGGAATCGAGCTCCTGGCAGGGGGACGATGTGCCTTCCAGCACTGTTTACGTTGGGAACCTCCCCCGGGACGCCCGGGTGAGTGAGCTGAAGCGAGCCCTCAGCGCACGGGGCGCGGCGCCCTCACGGCTCACTTGGCAAGGGCCACAGCGTGGGGCCTTCCTCCACTACCGGGACCCGGACGAGGCCTGGCAGGCCATCTCCCGCTTGCAGGGCTTCTGTCTGGGCGCCAACACAGTGAGGGTGGCGCTGGCCAGGCATCAGGGGGCCAGTGGCCCGGCGGGCGGCCGCACTGGAGAGCCGCACCCTGACCCGTGA
- the MTHFSD gene encoding methenyltetrahydrofolate synthase domain-containing protein isoform X1 — protein MEARNLADFPRPVHHRIPNFKGSYLACQNIKDLAVFARTQEVKVDPDKPLEGVRLLALQSKKTLLVPTPRLRTGLFNKITPPPGATKDILRKCATSQGVRNYSTPVGLDSRVLVDLVVVGSVAVSEKGWRIGKGEGYADLEYAMMVSMGAVSQGTPVVTIVHDCQVVDIPETLLEDHDLTVDYILTPTRVITTGCERPKPTGIVWSKISCEMMGKMPVLRSLRCREEQAGKDVTLRDTHRGLPRARAALSTVRSPRELPSLESSSWQGDDVPSSTVYVGNLPRDARVSELKRALSARGAAPSRLTWQGPQRGAFLHYRDPDEAWQAISRLQGFCLGANTVRVALARHQGASGPAGGRTGEPHPDP, from the exons ATGGAGGCACGAAATCTAGCTGATTTCCCCCGGCCTGTTCATCACAGGATTCCCAACTTCAAG GGCTCTTATCTGGCTTGCCAAAACATCAAAGACCTCGCGGTTTTTGCCAGAACGCAGGAGGTTAAAGTGGACCCCGATAAACCGCTGGAAGGCGTCCGGCTGCTGGCGCTGCAG agcaaaaaaacattGTTGGTTCCAACACCACGACTGAGAACGGGGTTGTTTAATAAGATCACACCACCCCCCGGGGCAACTAAAGACATCTTGAGAAAATGTGCCACCTCTCAG GGCGTGAGGAACTACAGCACTCCCGTGGGCTTGGATTCCAGGGTCCTTGTGGACTTAGTGGTCGTGGGGTCCGTGGCTGTTTCTGAAAAAG GCTGGAGAATTGGGAAGGGAGAAGGCTATGCCGACCTTGAATACGCCATGATGGTGTCGATGGGAGCGGTCAGCCAGGGGACGCCAGTGGTCACCATCGTCCACGACTGCCAG GTTGTCGACATACCTGAAACACTCCTTGAGGATCACGACCTCACCGTGGACTATATTCTCACTCCAACTCGAGTCATCACCACGGGGTGTGAGCGCCCCAAGCCAACAGGGATCGTGTGGTCCAAG ATCAGCTGTGAGATGATGGGGAAAATGCCAGTCCTCAGAAGCCTGCGCTGCCGAGAGGAGCAGGCCGGGAAGGACGTCACCCTTCGGGATACACACCGGGGCCTGCCACGTGCGCGGGCCGCCCTGAGCACCGTCAGAAGCCCGCGGGAGCTGCCCTCGCTGGAATCGAGCTCCTGGCAGGGGGACGATGTGCCTTCCAGCACTGTTTACGTTGGGAACCTCCCCCGGGACGCCCGGGTGAGTGAGCTGAAGCGAGCCCTCAGCGCACGGGGCGCGGCGCCCTCACGGCTCACTTGGCAAGGGCCACAGCGTGGGGCCTTCCTCCACTACCGGGACCCGGACGAGGCCTGGCAGGCCATCTCCCGCTTGCAGGGCTTCTGTCTGGGCGCCAACACAGTGAGGGTGGCGCTGGCCAGGCATCAGGGGGCCAGTGGCCCGGCGGGCGGCCGCACTGGAGAGCCGCACCCTGACCCGTGA
- the MTHFSD gene encoding methenyltetrahydrofolate synthase domain-containing protein isoform X4, with translation MEPRAGVSKQDIREQIWDYMEARNLADFPRPVHHRIPNFKAFKMARTIKVNPDAPQKNARFFVLNSKKTLLVPTPRLRTGLFNKITPPPGATKDILRKCATSQGVRNYSTPVGLDSRVLVDLVVVGSVAVSEKGWRIGKGEGYADLEYAMMVSMGAVSQGTPVVTIVHDCQVVDIPETLLEDHDLTVDYILTPTRVITTGCERPKPTGIVWSKISCEMMGKMPVLRSLRCREEQAGKDVTLRDTHRGLPRARAALSTVRSPRELPSLESSSWQGDDVPSSTVYVGNLPRDARVSELKRALSARGAAPSRLTWQGPQRGAFLHYRDPDEAWQAISRLQGFCLGANTVRVALARHQGASGPAGGRTGEPHPDP, from the exons ATGGAGCCGAGGGCGG GTGTTTCCAAACAGGACATTCGTGAGCAGATTTGGGACTACATGGAGGCACGAAATCTAGCTGATTTCCCCCGGCCTGTTCATCACAGGATTCCCAACTTCAAG GCGTTCAAAATGGCCAGAACCATTAAAGTCAACCCTGACGCACCCCAGAAAAATGCCCGCTTCTTCGTCCTCAAC agcaaaaaaacattGTTGGTTCCAACACCACGACTGAGAACGGGGTTGTTTAATAAGATCACACCACCCCCCGGGGCAACTAAAGACATCTTGAGAAAATGTGCCACCTCTCAG GGCGTGAGGAACTACAGCACTCCCGTGGGCTTGGATTCCAGGGTCCTTGTGGACTTAGTGGTCGTGGGGTCCGTGGCTGTTTCTGAAAAAG GCTGGAGAATTGGGAAGGGAGAAGGCTATGCCGACCTTGAATACGCCATGATGGTGTCGATGGGAGCGGTCAGCCAGGGGACGCCAGTGGTCACCATCGTCCACGACTGCCAG GTTGTCGACATACCTGAAACACTCCTTGAGGATCACGACCTCACCGTGGACTATATTCTCACTCCAACTCGAGTCATCACCACGGGGTGTGAGCGCCCCAAGCCAACAGGGATCGTGTGGTCCAAG ATCAGCTGTGAGATGATGGGGAAAATGCCAGTCCTCAGAAGCCTGCGCTGCCGAGAGGAGCAGGCCGGGAAGGACGTCACCCTTCGGGATACACACCGGGGCCTGCCACGTGCGCGGGCCGCCCTGAGCACCGTCAGAAGCCCGCGGGAGCTGCCCTCGCTGGAATCGAGCTCCTGGCAGGGGGACGATGTGCCTTCCAGCACTGTTTACGTTGGGAACCTCCCCCGGGACGCCCGGGTGAGTGAGCTGAAGCGAGCCCTCAGCGCACGGGGCGCGGCGCCCTCACGGCTCACTTGGCAAGGGCCACAGCGTGGGGCCTTCCTCCACTACCGGGACCCGGACGAGGCCTGGCAGGCCATCTCCCGCTTGCAGGGCTTCTGTCTGGGCGCCAACACAGTGAGGGTGGCGCTGGCCAGGCATCAGGGGGCCAGTGGCCCGGCGGGCGGCCGCACTGGAGAGCCGCACCCTGACCCGTGA